GCCCCTTCCTATTACTGAGcttggaaaaaatgaaaatagaataaaaatcatGGTTTAAAAAGCTCCCTGCAACTGTGGTTTAGTTGTAAACCTCGCTGGGCAggaaccaaaaaaacccagaggcTCAGGGCTCCCCAGCCCAACACTGAAGAGCTGAAAGCTGCTGTGTGAGCCTCCCCGATCACATCCTCTTCCCAAGCTCCTCACACTGCTCAGTCATGCCCCATGGGCCTCCTCCGTGCCAGATCGCTCCTGTGCCAATGATCCTCAAAGGGACAGACCTAATGCTTAATGGAAGCAATAAAGAGACGCTGCTTGGCTCACGCCGGTGGCTCACACCAACGATGCTCTTTTTGGAGCTGTTGTGCTGCgccagcactgctggctgctgtgtCCCACGCTCATGGTGTCACTGGTGTCACTGGTGTCACTGGCATCACCTAACCTTGCATCCCGCTCCTTCCTTGGATGTTAACTGAGCATGGTGAGGGTGACTTTGTGTTTTTCTGGCTCATGAAATCAAGGCACAACTTTGCACAGGCTCATTTCCCAGCAAACTGTTCCGTTCTTGCAAAGAGCTCTTCTATTTTATTGTCTGCCTgcatttttcagccattctggaAGCGGGAAGGCGCATGtctgggcaggcagcagcgctggggctgccAGGCACCACAGCCAGGGCGCTGTGAGACACAGCCAGCCGGTGAGGGGCTGGATTTTTTAACCCGTGCACCCAGGTGCTTGCCCAGGACAGCAAATCAAGGGGCCAAAACCTGGACCTGCCACACTGGTACCTGGCCACTCTCTTCCAGGATGGAGAGTgaggctgctggcagcactgctgcatgGGATCAGGGACAGGGCTAGGAAGGATTTGGGAGAAAAATGATGTCTGGCTTTGCTAAACACAACTCAGATGGAGTTTTTGGTTTAAAAGGATTGAAATCCACCCatgcagtcatagaatcatggttagggctggaagagaccttcaagatcatccagtcccaaccctcctgccacaggcagggacaccttccactagagcaggttgctcaaagccctgtccaacctggacttgaacgctgccagggatggggcagccacagcttctctgggcaacctgtgccaaagTCCCACccccttcacagggaagaacttccttatatctaatctaaatctaccctctgtcagtttaggATTTCCTCCCTGACTGTAATGCCAAAGCCATCCTTTAAAAcccaccagggatgaagcaggATCCCAGTGCTctccccagccatgggcagcaaACTCCAGAGGTTGAGTCCTCCTGGCTGAAGGGTTTATGTGAAATTCATGCAGCTTTCTTACAAGCCCAAAGCTTTTTCTCTAAATGGGCCAACCCTGTAAATCTTCTCTTAGAGAAAAACCCTTGGGAGGACACAGGAGACTCTGCAGTATGTCCAAAGACTGGcaaaggagctggtgaagggtctggagcacaagtcttacgaggaatggctgagggacctggggttgtttagtctggaaaaaaggaggctcaggggggacctcatcactctctacaactgcctgaaaggaggctgtagggaggtgggggtcagtctctcctcccaggtaacaagtgacaagagaagaagaaatggtCTCAAGTTGCTCCAGGaaaggtttagattagatattgggaaaAACGTCTTCACccaaagggttgtcaagcattggaagaggctgcccagggaagtggtggagtcaccatccttgGGGGTGTTTAAAAggtgtgtagatgtggcacttcgGCATATGATTactggtgggcttggcagtgctggggctatGGTcagatttgatgatcttaaaggtcttttctaacttAGATGATTTTACGATTCTGTACGGTCTTTGTTAGAGGCAAGACACCCGAGAtaacatggaagaaaacaaactcttCCCAAGAGATGGACAGACGGTACCAAGTGGCCTGTTCCTGATGTTGAGCTCAGAAGGgataaagaaataaacccagaaaaaagCCCATCAATTTCCTATTATTGCAAAAATATCCCTTCAGAGGCAACTGCCAGTTGAGAAGCCTGAAGCCCCAGATGGGTATTTAAAGCTCCATTAGCTGCCAGGAAAGAGCTCCAGAAGATGCCAAAACCCCTTCCTGAGCTGTGACACAGAACACCAGACCGGAGTGGGAGGCTGGGAGAAGTCTTGAAGCAACCACTCCACAGGGTGCCTTCTGCCCGGAAGAAGTCTCCAGAGGAGCAGAATGCAGCCTCCATACGCTGCTTAGATGGACCAGGCCAGGATTAGGCTTTTTGCGAGTACCACGGAGGGCTGAACATGCCAGGGTCCCATACAGCCCTACACGAGTGCATGTCCTCTGTGAAGTGCTGAAGAAGACTTTGAGCTTCAAGAAAGGATTAAGAGTGGCCTGTTGGAAACAGAGGTGCTGTCACAAACCgcagctcatccagccccaggGTTCACCGTATACCACGCTTCCTTTACGAAGTTCCTGTTACAAAAGCGAGCTTTTGAAAATAACAGCCAAAATGTACGTGGGGCAGCAACCTGCCGTGTCCATGCTGGAGCTGAGCGATGCTGCAGCCTTTCACTGGGGCTTGGGGGGACCAGAGCACTTTGTGAGGACAGCTCCCATTAGGCAAGGGGTGCACCTGAGCCAGATCCCAGGCTGGAGGCCAAGGACAAAGGCTTTGCTCTCAGCAAGGTGGGGAGAGGATCAGGATCGTGATTGGGGAAATACTCACACTGGGAAAATACACACTGTCACACAGTGAGAGCTTCCTGTGCCACCTGCTGAACCCAAAGCACCAGTGGAAGGAGCTTTCCTTGAGCTGGTATCTGGGGCAGAtgagctgtgctcagccaggcttgcagcaggaagaggagctCCTATCGATAGGAGCTATCACCCGCACTATAACCAGACACCGGCTGCAGGCTGCACCGCTGTGGGGACCTCTGATGGCATACAGGAcaggggggcaatggggacatgGTGTAAAGCTGGCCATGGGGCAGGGTGTTCTCTGTGGGCTCTGGGTGCCTCTGGGGCCGTGGGAGCAGCGGTGGATCCCTGGTAGCCTGTCCTGCACCAGGCCGATGGAAATGGCACCAGGGCTTATGGTGCCTTCGGGTCCTCGGACGAGCACCGGAGCTCATTGCCCTCCCGGGGCTCCTGGCGCGGCACCGGCAATGAGGCTTGAAATGAACTCGGTGCTCTCAGACCAGCACCGGATATCGCTGTGAATCGGGGGGGTCCCAGACCGGCACCGAGTGTTGCTGTGCCTCTTGGGGCTCCCGGACCAGCACCGGGGCTGGCCGTGCCGCTGGGTTCCTAGATCAGCAGCAGGGCTATCCCGGCGTCGGGGCTCCCGCAGTAGCACCGGGACTCCCGTTGCCCTGAGCCCGGCCCCCGGGCTAGCTCACcgtgcccagagcagcagcgGGACGCCAGAACCACCACAGTGGCCGATCGTGCCCAGGGCTCCCGGCCAGGTACCGGAGCGCCCGGAGCCGCACCGGGGCGGGCTGCGCCTCGGGGCTCCCGGCCCGCTCTGGGACCGGTCGGAAGCTGCCCGCGCCGCGATGCTCTCGGTGCCTCACCGGGACTCCCGTACCGCTCGGGACTGGCCGTGCGAGAGgctccggccccggccccggccccgcggcgggcTCACCGTCGGTGCCCCAGCCACCAGCGTCCCGGTGCCGGGGGGCGGCCCGGGGCGGGCTcgggggcggcgggcggggcggcccggggcgggggggcggTGCTGGCGctgcgggcgggcggcggcgcaGTCGTGCGGCAGCGGCGGGATGAACGGGACGGGCCGGGGGCTGTGCGAGCTCGGCGGAGCGCTGCCGGCCGGGGCCCGCCCGCTCGTCAGCGCGCTCATGTTCTCCGCCGGGCTCCTGGGCAACCTCCTGGCCCTGGGGCTTCTGCTGCGCTGCCGCCGCGGGCcccgcgcccgcccgcccgccctcTTCCACGTCCTGGTGCTGGCGCTGGTGGTCACCGACCTGCTGGGCACCTGCTCCGTCAGCCCCTTCGTCCTGGCCTCCTACCACCACAACCGCACCCTGACCACCCTGGCCCAAGGAAGACACATCTGCCTCTACTTCGGTTTTGCTATGAGCTTCTTCGGCCTCGCCACCATGCTCATCCTCTTCACCATGGCGCTGGAGCGatgcctggccctggggcagcctTACTTCTACGAGCGCTTTCTAAGCCCCCGCACGGGCTTGGTTGTCCTGCCTGCCATCTACACCTTCTCGGCAGCCTTCTGCTCCTTGCCGCTGGTGGGCTTTGGGCAGTACGTGCAGTATTGCCCCGGCACTTGGTGCTTCATCCAGATGCACCTGGACTACCCCGAGCACAACAGCGGCAGGGGGGTATCTGGGTTGGACGTCACCTTCTCACTCCTCTACGCCaccctgctcctcttcctcatcctctCCGTGCTGCTCTGCAACCTCAGTGTCATTGCCAACCTGGCCCGCATGCACCGCCGCGGGCAGAAGACCCGCCGGCTGGCCACACTCGAGCAGCCCCGGGCAGCCAGCAGCTGCGGCCGGCGCATGTTCTCCATGGCCGAGGAGATCgaccatctcctcctcctctccatcaTGACCATCACCTT
The Lathamus discolor isolate bLatDis1 chromosome 6, bLatDis1.hap1, whole genome shotgun sequence DNA segment above includes these coding regions:
- the PTGER2 gene encoding prostaglandin E2 receptor EP2 subtype; amino-acid sequence: MNGTGRGLCELGGALPAGARPLVSALMFSAGLLGNLLALGLLLRCRRGPRARPPALFHVLVLALVVTDLLGTCSVSPFVLASYHHNRTLTTLAQGRHICLYFGFAMSFFGLATMLILFTMALERCLALGQPYFYERFLSPRTGLVVLPAIYTFSAAFCSLPLVGFGQYVQYCPGTWCFIQMHLDYPEHNSGRGVSGLDVTFSLLYATLLLFLILSVLLCNLSVIANLARMHRRGQKTRRLATLEQPRAASSCGRRMFSMAEEIDHLLLLSIMTITFVICSLPFTIRAYVNKFSEKKDNHEWDLLALRFLSINSIVDPWVFAILRPPVLRFMRSVLCCQVTLRSQDRRTPSPAKTNLAARVNPCGQ